The Prionailurus viverrinus isolate Anna chromosome C1, UM_Priviv_1.0, whole genome shotgun sequence DNA window gaAATCAAACAATGGGTTATGTGAGTTGAATTGAAAAGATATAATAATGAACTGAATACCTAAGAAGAtaatatgcatattttcttttattaatatcacaggaagtatatttattatattacattaaattaaaaatacctacTTGTCACACTATCAAAGGAGAACACGAGGGAGatcaaaataatggaaatttgTATCATCTTTGCTTATCTGTTTCATCTGAGAATTCTCAGTAAGTGGAaagttattaaattattattcatcAATACAAACAACAAAGCTGTACTGCTTGAAGGCAAGTGTGCAGAGATATATGACTTAATATTGTTGCCAAGTATGTATAACAACAATTATAATAGGCAaatctaaatgtttttttaaagttacatatgTGAAAAGAGATACCTGAGACCACCTATAAGTGAAGTTGGACCTATATCTATCAGTATCCAAAATGTTTAACCTTCAAAGAATAAAGATTGGAAAGATTTGATGACAACACAATTTGAGGGAAGTAAAAGGGAAGAATAATTTTATCATAGATCAGGGGTTGGCATTTCTGTAGgagaccagatagtaaatatttttgacctATGTGAGTCATATAGTCTCTGGGGCAACTACTCATCTCTTCACTACAGCTTAAAAGCCACCACAGACAATACATAATCATAGCTTAATAATCATAGCTGATTTATGATAAAAGTCTACAAAAGCAGGTGGTAAGTTGGATGTGGCTCATGGATTATACGGTGTCAATCACTTACATTTTTGGTTATATGTAGCTGGCATTATTATGATGAAGAAGGAGAGGTAATTTTGTCAATTCAATTGTTTTATGCAGCACAAATTAATTGCTATAAACAATCATGTTAATGTCAAtgttggaaacttaaaaaaaagccagaaaataaaggaagagttGAGACATATAGACTTTTATCATTAACTGCCCATAAGAGTCAAATAAAGAAATTAGGGTATCGTGAATCATTAGTAAAGTATTTCTTAAACTGTGTTTCTTTGAACTCTTATGAACTTTAAGATGTTAATAGATGTTCTGAGAAAAAAAGTATTCTTCTGTcacatacatttataaaatgctatattaaatatagtttattggtaatagtaataaaaatgtcAAGTAGCCTTTATGAATCCCTTATTGTATGCCAAGTAGCTTCTACTATTACAGAGGTAGAGTAATACACCTAAGTCACTTGGCTGCTAAGGGGTGGAACCTACTCTAAAATCCAGTTTTCACCTCCCTGTCAAGCTCATTGCTGTTGAATAATACATACTGGCTCTCAAACCTTTTAAAATGCTCAAGCAGTGTCAATACACTAATATACACTTCACATTTCTAAGAACTGTTAAAGGATAAATCATTTCTCAGATTTACTTGcccatgaaaaaaaatcagaaatcctTACTGAGAATCTCACACATTGCTTGTGTTTCCTAGAAAAGAGTCTGGAAGAGGCTACATACATCATTACAGTGATTCCCAAATCTAGCTGATCATTAGAATTACCTGGGAAGCtttagaaaaacataaatgtaaataatttcaaCCCAAATCAGAGAGGGAAAGGTCAAGGAATCTGAATTTTTGCAACATTCCTTCCTGAGATGATACTGAGCATACATCAGTCTACGAATATTTCTTTGTTCTAATGCCATGGAACTAGAGAGTTTTGCATACCTCATCCATTTTTCACATTCCATTCCTGTCTCATAGTGTCTCATAGTGAAAGGCAGGTGCTTGCAGAGTGAGAAAATCAAGAACATGAGTCCTCAGTTCCTAAAATCACGAAATACATGGCAAGAACAGCTAGTTTAGTTCCTTTGTTACTTCCTAGTATAAAGTAGTATCCATGAAAATAAAGAGGCACTGTTAATCTgatgggattttattttaatttggccTATATTATTTGGTTTAATtatagaatttttcatttttaacggGGGTCCCCTTTTATCAGAGCCTTTGCAAACTTCGATTTCTTTTACAAATTGTATTCTATCTATGTCAAAGACTGATTTTAGATATGCcaatattttattgttcttgtcTACTTGTAACTCTGTGTTGTCATGGTGATAGGTCCTGATATCACATTTCTATAGACAATTAGCTGAAATAAATCTTTGCATCCAACACATTTATTGGAAAGGAAGATGCAAATGAGTGATGTTTTCTTGTTAAACCTGAACAtagtaaaatgtagaaaaaagacCACAGGAAAGCAATGTATTAATATTGCCTTTGCAAATAATGAGCTATGTCATTATGGTCTTTTCAGTAAGTTTCAGTTGTCCtttgttttatcatctgtaaaataaggaagttaagcaaaataatttcaaagttcttttttagATCAAAAATTCTATAATCAACTCTTAAAAGTAGGAAGGAtcttcactacaaaaaaaaaaacccaaaacataatGCTTGCCTTTATAAATAGGAGAATGTACACAAACTCATATACTAGAAAGCTAGTCTCATACCAAGAAGTAACAATGGTAGTCAAAGGTCAATATTAAAAGGATTGAAAAGTACCAAACAagtaatgtttaattaaaaaaaaaacacaaaaaaatgtataagcaGGTAGAATTGTTAATTAAAAGTTGATATGTAATACTATAATTTTCAAGTTCCCAATACAATTAGTTTTTCATAAGATGTATATGATGACATTATTGCATCTACCCTATAGTTAGTTataacaattaaaattatttgggttttgtttatgGTCACATACATAATCGGGGGAAAATTAAAAGTTGTGTTCATTGGACTTTTTTCCACTTTAGACAGCTTTATACAGGCataaaataatatctgaaaacttTTTTAGGGGATGAATGATTTTTCTTGTTACTTTAGTACTTTATTCACTCTTTTCATAGTGTCATTAAATCCTTTCAAAGAAAGCTTTATTGTGATATATTCTATACAGCAGGCTAGAGTCAAGGAAATTGACAATGGAGGTGTGTTGGAGTGAAATTACTGATGCTAATCAGCAGTGATGATAAAAGTCCAAAGTACAGACTCTAAAATAAGCCAGTCCCCAATTAGTAATGgccatttttgagaaagatgcTCTGGATAAGCCAACCTACTGATCACTTCAAACTGTCTCTTAGTTATTTGTTTCAAGCTCTTCCTGGAAAGCTTGGCAAAAtacaactaaaaaaataaaccagtaagTTTTTCTTGTGCTGTCCTTCATAAAACACACTGCCTGATATATAAATCAAGCTGTaggaaaacaaaactaagcaaaaaTATGGTCAGGGAGAATAAGGAGGAGTAGAAAAAAGGATTTACCTAATCTTAAAGTaagattttcttaaagaaagaacATTCCTGGTCCCTCAAatttctttcacacacacacgtaaacacacacacacacacacacacacacacacatgccacaaATCAATGCATGTATGGAACAATTTCTATTGCGATGGTATGTATTAGAGTATCTACATAATTTGCATAAAATATGAGACCTGAGCTATGAAATAAGAtgcaaaataacagaaaaaaattatccttgCTGATGTCATACCATTGACAGATTACATATTTCACAGTGAGTAAAACCAccattaaaaatggacaaattttgAACATTTCCAAAATCATGTACAATTGGAGTGAAAGTCTGAAAGGGAGACTACCAGGTCtctcttttcagtttcattttctcaCACTATTAGAGAGTAAGGAACGGGCAGTGATGTCTGTAAACAGCTGATGGCTGACCTCAAGTCTGGGGTAATCACTAACAGTGACAAGCTCCGCAAATCTCGGATGTGACTGCAAATCAAACACCGATCACCCCCTGTGCACAGGGCACAGAAGCCCAGTCACAAATCTCTGTAGTCATACTTATCACACAGTTATCACCATTAACAGCAGCATCTTGTAATATGAAGAACAGCAATAAATATCAGTGGGTGAGCATGAAAAACTATTTTTACGTACAGCTATCCAAAGGGCTAGCTGACCATTAATTCCCTTAGAATGGTCCCTTAGCTGACCATTAATTCccttagaatttaaaaagcaagagacTTTTGCTGACTGGAAACAGATTATTTTACCCCATCCACGGGTTAACTTGGAAGCCATATAATCTTACAATTGTACTCCCTCATGTTAAATGTGTTCAAAGAAAAGGATCATTCCCAATTATCACaagcttttgaaaaaataaaatgattttaaaaatctgatctACTCCCATTTAGGGAAGTTCTATAGAACTAAAAATGCCAAGGGAGCACAgtgtaaaaaaaatgagaaagggtgagaagaattttataaatttaaattttaacaaaattaacttCTAATCTTTGAAATTGGTCAGAGATTTGAACAAATTAAGTAGAGCTCCCACATTTGCTTACAAAGATGGGAATTCCCCATAGAGAATACCCACTTTGAGTCTGTTCTGCATGCTGGGGCTGACACTCAGATGAGCAATAGGCATTACTGATTAGCATTacttaatttttgatattttgtagCAACTTGAAAGGCTAAGCCATTCCTGAATTTACTTAAAGGCAATTTTAACATTAAAACCCACCAACATGCTCTGCAAAACAAACTGTATTTTACAGAGTCAGCAGGTTTAGGAGTTAGTCTTCTCAACTTCTCAACAAAGATCCTCAATTATCTTTGTTGTATGAAATTACGATGTTTTCTAGGActttttttggtggaatcgtACAAATGCCCCTGGTAACTCCATTAACCATTTAATAGTTAATCTTTTGgaaagaatcttttaaaatccCACTCATTTTCAAAATCTACCTATTTCTGTTATTAAAATAACTGCAACCCTCACACCTCTGGACAGATGTATTTTGTACCCCATTACTTAGTGCAGAAATCTTAGTTTCTGTGCCTTTCATAGAAATTGATACaatggcagggggtgggtgggatgcAGAGAATTGTGTTTCTGTAAAGTGTCTTTACATTTGAGTCTCTCAACTGAGCTTTCCTCATAGCTtcaattttctcctgtttttttttcatatatttgatcATTAGCTCCTAGTACATGTTGCCTTCCATTCTTTACCCATATTAAAACAAACTGACATCAAATAAATCTCCCAGACCTAAATTCAAAAATCCTTTCTATCCAAACACTTTTACATATTTAGTACCACCATATTGGATGTTAATGATGGGGGGGGGCACAGATTAATGAGAAACCTGGAAAACCTGTCTTCCTACGAACATACCCGTTGAAGGCAAGTCAATTCTAAACCTTACCTGGCATTGACATTATAGGTGTGGTGATTTGGCACAATACCCCAAGTGATCACTTTTCTGTCCACATTGCTGCTTTCTTcaagatttaaatattaaatacaaaatctTGGGCAAAAACTAGGCCGCTTATCCCAGcctgaaaacatgttttcttaaagcgacaacatatatacaaaatatgcaGCATGAGAAAATAATCACACtaagtcctttaaaaataaaaatcagctgcTTGACCAACTACCTTCAGTTCATAGTGGGAGAAGCACCGAGGCCAGTGCCTACAGAGGAAGGCATGTGGTGGGCAAATCCAGATCCTGAGTTAGGGACACTGGGTGTTGCCTAcagaaaatcactttaaaatgagGCTGGCTATGCAAAGGCTGAAGTAAGATCTCTTGCAGCTACATATACACTAAATCAGTGTAAGTTTTTAaagtactaaaaaataaaaaaaaatccaaaaaaggcTAATTCTTCCTGAATGGGAGTTATAAAAATACTgagcaaaataaatcatttctcCCTTTGGGAAACTCAGCATGACATAGTTAAGCACAGAGCCAAAGCTGATGGAGTCTGTGTTTCcaatcaacttcttttttttttatgaaacgctattgtaatttattatttatactccTTATGTCTTAAGAAGTAGGTTCCAGTGTCACTTTGCCTGGATATACATAAAAGAAAGATGAGAGAACCTACTACACAGTGACCTTTATCTTAATACAATATTACCAGAATGCTGGAAATTTTAGAGTTTTCTAAAATAGTAGAGAGAAATCCATTTTCAAAGCTTGCAtcagtaaatgttgaaaaaaattctttataaataacattattcTTATCAGGTGACACATGTGGATCAATTTACATTTGAATATAGTAATCAGAAAAGATTAAGTAGGGACATACGTTTTGCAACTgtatagagtgagacagagcaacTAAAAACCTGGTGGTCATTGTAACACTGGCATGGAGACGGAATCCAAGATGAGCCTTGGTTAGGAAGGGGTagtgaggaggaggaaaaagcagGATGGAAATAGAACATGAACAATGTGTGTCATCTTTAGGGACCCAAAGAGCACTCTTTATCTGAATTTTAAGTGCTTCTTTAATTAGAATGAAGAGATCAacatgcaaacaaaaagaaactaagcATTTTTAAGGGAACTTGAACTTTTTTATTCTGTGGGTTTAATTAAGATCTGACCTATTATGTCAATTCACCAAAAACGCACCGAATGGTCCACATGGTTGCTGGCATTGGGAACAGAAGAAAACCCTGTCCCCTAGCCTCAAAGAGTTCACtgtctagtgggagagacaggtaGTTTAATATTCTATTATTGCAGTGTGATTGAGGCAATAGAAGTGGTGAAGAGCTTAGATTCTGCAGCCAAGCTGCCTGGGTGTGAATCCTAGTTCTACTTTATAGCTGTGTGATGTTGGACAAGATAGATACCTTACACTTTggtgcttcagttttcttatctgtaaaacagtgCTAATTAAATTTTAACCATCGTAGTGTtattatgaaatgaaataagtTGTAAGACACACAGAGGTATTGATAGTATCTGGCTATGATTTCTGTTCCTGTTTATAATGGTATGTGCAGCATGCTGTGGGAACATAGAGGAACGTTGTGAGACCCAGCCAGGGATGCAGCATGGAACAGTCAGAGAGGGTTTTCCAGTTGAGATGAGATTTAAATGGGGTTGTGAAATAGCCTAGTAGGACTTACACAGGGGTGTAAAGGTTAAAAGTATAAGACAGCACTGCAAGCACCCAAGGAAGAGAAATCACTGAGAGTTTGAGATACTTGAAGAAATCAATGAGTAGAATCGAGACTATATTAGGAATTTAGATTTTTATCTTAAAGACTTTCCTGAATGTTTTTATCCACATGCATGTTGCTCATCTCATTCTCTGTTTTCTGCAACAGCCCCACCTCCCTAGCCATTAATTTTTCTTCACCTCTATTCAGTTCTATACTTGGCTACAAGGTAATCTTacttaaaaaacacttttaactGGGTCATCTCTATGTACAACAACCTGCATTTACCCCTTGTTATTCTTTAGAATGAATCTAAATATTTTTGTCTGGTATTCAAGTTCCTCTTTCCTCTGTCCAAAAAACAAGTACAAATTTTCCTCTCTCTTATTGTAATAGCATTCTAGTAATTTCCAGCTTCCTGTTATTCCCATCTCCCACCTCTCTTTGCAGATTTCACACTAATCTCTGATCTTGCTCAAGCAGTTTCTTCTTTGGAATTTTAATCTATCTCGAtcaattttaaattacttaagaATAGGCTCAACTTTGACcatgatgaagaaaaagaaagtttctttGACCAAACATCATATCATATTTATATGCTTCTGACAGCATAGTGCCTTGGCGTTGAGCTTCACGAGcacatactttattttaaactgaatttcCCCTCCATTCTCTTTCCCTATTGTTCATACCTTCCTTGTGAGTGGAGATTTTGCCTTATAGGTATCTTACTTTCCAATGTAAGTATGTCTACAGTATCTTGTATATCTAatagcttaataaatgtttgttggatgaatatattatatgtaaaagtATCTCCTATTAAGCCTTCTTAATAACATGCCAAGATAATTATGTGAAAGTTCcatatatcttttgaaattagTTACTTGTCTCTTGCAAGCTAAATTGGAAGAGAATCAAGATGATATGATGGCTGATATTTACTTAGATATATATAGGTCACATAGATAAgtagaacatttataaaaagtatTGGATTTCTTTCAATGCAGTGACTTTTAAGGTTGAACTTTCATTGTAAAATGTGGGTGAAGACATAGAAGAACTGTGAACTTAGAGTAAATCCCTGGACATTAGAGTTTAGAAGGAAGAGAACAAGTATTTAGTCAATATCTGTTGTGTACCAATCATCACAAGGCTGCTAATTTTGCATAAATTATCTCTTTCACTCATTCTAATATATCTTCCTAAGAAAAGACGTTATTATTGTGGCCATTTTATGGCCAATGCAGCTCAAAAACTTAAGGAGTCCTTTCAAAGACTTACATGATGATAAatttgggatttgaatccagatctaTCTGACTTCTGAGCCAAAGTTCTCTGAGAGGTTGTTAGAATGGCAGTATTGAGAAGTAAGTTAAATAAACTGACAGTTTTGGACAAGTAACAAACTTTCTTGGACTTAGTTTTTCATTCTTATGAACTTTCCCTAGATAACCACTAAAGCTCTTATAATTCTAAATCCTTGTGGAAAAGTGGcaactgttttctttcattcttttttttttaatcacatttaaaaatcttaggGCATAGAGAGTCAGGTAGAAAAGATGTGCACATCAGGGTTGTGTATTGACTATAGCAGGGACATATAATTAGAGCGAAGTAATTGTcaactttttctttatatatctctTATTGTTTGACATGGCAAAATAGGTATTACATTTACAGTAAATTTAAAAGTCTAATAAATAGAGGGAAAACTGCCTCTTTAGTGGTGAGTTGACTAAATTCAAATAATCAGTCAATATctatacttatttattaaatgttgataaaattatataaatctcCGAAACATTATTCAATGTACTTTTTTTTGCTTGGGTTAGGCTATTCTACAATGCCTCCTTGCACTCTACTCTCAATAAGTATGCATGTGAGAAAAGAGTGATACGATTCTAGAACCATGTGTAGAATCAAATCGTGTTGACTACTTGCATTGAGTTTAATTATTCTAAAAAAGTAATAGTTAATGTCAAGATGTATATTTTAGAGACCATAAAGCTGTTAATAAATGTACTATACTGTTAACTATTGTTTGTTATAAATAATGATTTTACTAGACTCTCAGTCTTTTACTTCTCATTATTGTACAACAAAGTATTGTCTGTGAAAGAGAAAAGTCTAGGATAACATTTATGTATAGGAAAGTTGAATGTAATCATTATTAAATTTCTTCTCATGCTATAAGGAATCTAGTTAAAGTATTGAGTATTCTTGGGTAAATTACAACTAGCTTGAACCCATAACCTGGAATGGACCGGATGCTATGAAATGTCAATACACAGAATACTCTGATCATGATCAGTTTAAACCTTTTATCCACATATTGACTTCTTCCAGAATTTGACTGTTGTAGAAAAGGAAGTTGGGTTAGTGCTAAAAACTGAACATTCTTCTCTCAGTCACACTAAAAAGTAGCTATATCTTCTTTTGCTTATAAGGTTCTGAGCACCTTTCACAGAACTTGGTTAGATGAAATGAAAGTCTTTCATATCAAGCCATCAGAATGACAGACACTCCAAGGCACAAACTGCCATTACATTTAAGGAGAACATTTTGATATATTAATTTATACCTTCAGGGTTCAGATCTGGCTTATAGGACATCCTAATTAAAACTAGCCATTTGAGAAAAGAGACTCAAAGTGAGATAAAAATGAattccaaattatttaaaaatatgacacaagcataaaataaagactgtgaaATACTATGGAGGCTTgaaaaatggtcttttttttaCTACCTTTGACAGGGACTAAAATTCAGTTCTCTTTGGGGTCCTGCAAGCAAAAACTCTAATGAGCAGAGAACACAATGCGGATGGTACTCTACAACAAGTAGTCCTAATGCATATTCGTAATATAAAGACCATAGCTCAGAAGTGCATCTCACTTGCACTTGCATTTCCACACACTAAATATAATTCTAGACTATAGTTAAATGGCTCCAAGAACAGGCAAATAGACCACACACATGTGCGCAAgcaacacacacacgcacacaccacacacgtgcgcaagcaacacacacacatacaactttacaaaatttaaacattaaacacataGCATACAAACAAAATGATTTCCCTCAGAAAACATACTTTGTAATAATAGAGAAGAAGTGATTAAGGGCAAAAAATGCTATTAAGCATACTCCATACTTCTGTAGGAAGAGGTTATTATTGTGAAAACTTATATATTGATCAACAAACCACTTGGTTATTTGCTGACCACAGTGGTACTTAGGCTAACTGGAATCATATTGTAAATTAaagggagatttaaaaataatttcttccaacTTTAATGTAGTAATCTACTAAGTATGTGGTATAAAAAgttagtactcaataaatatggagGGTAACTCATACCTTAAATTCCTCCaagattttgtaatttttcccaTGATATTCACAAAAGTTTTTCACTTCTTTGCACTCAGGACAGCATCCATTGTGTTCCACTTTAGTACATTTTGGGTGAATTTTAGGGCATTCTGGCTGATCACAAACAGGTCCATCCAGAGCACAGACACATGGACAGTTGGAATGCCCTGGGAAAAATCGTTCTCCCAACTTGTATACAAAGCCGCTGTCATCCACACACCCTTTCCCTCGATAGTCATCAAAGATCAGATTGTCATTACTGGAGGTCTGGTCACCTTCATCAGCAGGATAGTCTTCATGACTGATGGCAGCAGAAGTGACTAATCCAAGGATGACCAACAGAAGTATGCAAGCTTCATGAATATGAAGAGCCATCCCCCTCCTCAAAGGCTTCTGGATGTGCTCCTAATATTAAATATACTCAGCTCCTTCCATGGGAATACAAGAGGGGTaggctgaaaataaatatttgaaaagaataatttGACAAATATAGAGAGAATATGGATTTATGTAAGTCCATGTTCTTAACCTTTTTATTTGGAATCTATCTGAAAGATACTAAGACCTCAAATAAACTGAGTTCATGCAACTATCTacactttattataaagtttGGTGAGTTTATTCTTGGCaatataagcattaaaatttgTCCATCATTTCACGTAGGAACCTTAGGCTTGAATTTGCCTTCTTAATTTCAAAGATCTGGCTATGTTTAAATTGTAAGAAGTGGTTTACTGAGCCTCAAAAGGTGATTACAAGTAGTTAAAAATGGCTCAAGAATGTCTTAATTCACATTCTCTATTATTCTTTGAAATGGATTAGTCAGTGATAGAATATATGCTACAATTATCTGTATAAAAACTAAGAGATTAGTGAGAAAACTTCTACTTctaaaagaaagggaagagaccaATAGTTGAATACAAATTACAATTGAGATGAGCTAGTATAAAGGCCTTCCTACTTGACACCCATAATTGGAGAACAACAATGATCTCAAATGGGATATTCATTTCAGAGAACACAAATCTGGATTTTAAAACATagcttagaagaaaaaatagtgcAACTATTCCATAGtgaataagggaaagaaaaatgtaaatagtaaATAGTACACTACAACTCCATGTATTGAAAAGgatttgctaaaaataaaatgtatttgtattgtccacaattttattttactcaggAAGTAAGCTCCTAGTGGGCAGGAATGAtgtacttgtgattttttttaacaggaatTTGAGTCTATTAttcatggaatactacttgaatTAATTacttcaatataaaatatataccattCACATAGTCTTGAAAATATACCCCTCTTTTGATATCTCAAACATATTTGATTTAGGCAATTTGCACAAAAATGCCAATATAAAACTGTTTAttgaaattccttaaaataataatgagttGTTGCCATTCACAGAAAGTATAACTAATTAATTTGGTGACATTGACTCATATAAACTTCACTTAGTGCTTGGTGTGCAGTGTTGGTAATGGGCTTCTATTTAAATGTTTAGAGTGACTAACTCATACAAAGGCTCTGGGGAAACTGTGACTTTaaagagtaataaataaaaaaaagtgttgttAGATAGTTCACTTGTCTATTTAAATTCTATTGGCTTTATGCCAATATTGCTAATATTGTATATAGGACATTTTCAGATCATTTATAAATGTTGCTTGTTCGTATACTTTCAGATTGTAAGGAGTAATGATCAATCATCTCTTTTCAGTATGACCTATACAGAcgataatttaaaaacaacataaagatAGCATTGGGACACTTCATCAActattatatttgcattttaagtaatatatgcaaattatagAAATAGTAAAATGGAAGGTAGTATATTTATGCCCTCCTTTAAGAGAAAGCTGCTTTCTGACATTAGGATTCCTTTTGGGTAGGTAATGATAAAGaagatagatttattttaaaatatgtcaaaaataaTGAGTCATGACAGAACACAAAAAAATGCAAACCTATAATTCTACTTGAGAAGCTGGAAGCTCCCTTTGACaaagcattttttcctttaaattactACAGAGACCATAAACATAACAGAAGCTTCTGAAAAAAGCATAAATGTATTTTACTGATTAAGGCATGCATTTATACATCTCACATATTTATAAAGTTATCTTGGAAGAAAAGGAAGCTATTGTGCTTCCTTGTAGTATTCCAGTAGTGTCTGTCAATACATGCAAGATAAGccatataaaatacacatatcatTCTGCTTCAAAAGGACATAGAAAGAAATTGATCTCTTTGCAAGCTACAGGTAGGCATTAATGTATTGTGTTATGGTAAATGTAAACTTAAAGGTAAAAATAGGGGTATAATGGCTACTTTATATAAACCTTAAACgtgtttttattatatgaaatacatttttaaatctgcATGTAGAaaacaaggttttctttttaatgtaacaaaGTTCCTAGGGTATTAAACATTCCCTTTTCATAATAGAGCTGCTTTAGTGCAGTTAAAAACACTATTTAAGGGAAGAAATATTAGAGaaatcaaaaaaaatgtttatctgaaGATTTTTAATAAGTAAGCAAACACTGCTAAACTGAGGATCACTTTCCAGCTAaactttcccccctccccatatTGCTACATATGATTTTAAATGACTGCATCTATTTCTTTGAGAAAACAAACATAACTCATGTCATAAGATACACTTACCTAATCACTCTGGAGGttaatggtggtggtgggagtCATAGACCAACATGAACTAAAAGATCAGGTATGTTTTAGGAAAGCAGTTCCTCTTTAGTTATCCAAAGAATACATTTTCAGGCATGAATTAAAGGTAATCCATTCTCTCTACCT harbors:
- the VWC2L gene encoding von Willebrand factor C domain-containing protein 2-like → MALHIHEACILLLVILGLVTSAAISHEDYPADEGDQTSSNDNLIFDDYRGKGCVDDSGFVYKLGERFFPGHSNCPCVCALDGPVCDQPECPKIHPKCTKVEHNGCCPECKEVKNFCEYHGKNYKILEEFKPSPCEWCRCEPSNEVHCVVADCAVPECVNPVYEPEQCCPVCKNGPNCFAGTTIIPAGIEVKVDECNICHCHNGDWWKPAQCSKRECQGKQTV